aattattcaatgtaacTAACcatatgcaatctacctatatgtaTGTAACTATACTATCtaactatatatatgtatttaattagtcCAAGTAAATCAATATCCAAGAAAGCATCTATATACAACCAAGGGCTAAAGCAATTATAACCAAATCCTATTCATAATTGAATTGAGTCATAAAAGAATttaacaaacttgcaagataacaATGATCAAAGGTGAAAATAtggaattgagtgatcgaaccctcaccggatatgtatatgcactctaatcactcaagtgtttagggtcaatccactcaattctcctctaatcatgctttctaaagtttgttcttcatctaaccaatcaaccaAAATTTAATGTACATatgcaaaaatcatgaggtctttccaaggttgtaatggggctaaggttaaaggtaaggatgtatacaTGGCTAGGTGATCTtgcatttgaatctttgattagcctaaattCTCACCTAAGACAtacacaacctatacaattctaatatcaagcttagctacccataatctcacttttacATATGTATACACACTCATGTATAATATTCAATCACAtatgcattaatttttattagatttCACATTGGGGTACTTTTGTCCCCTTTtcattgtttctttttcttttctttctttctttttttttcaagaacataatatatataccaactcatcaatgcatatggtttctataatattacatgagcatgtacccaaatttctaacatttttcaataAGCATAAAACACATTTTCATCACCCAAAGTTCCCAcatttttcccacacttaaacattacacACTCTCACTAACTTAAGCTACTCAAAAATTCAAATAAGGGACACTTCATTATTTTTTGCTTAAGGTTAATGATGTGGCAAAATAAAGAGCAAAATggaattaaaaaggctcaaaatggcaaacaaaggtgaatgaaatggtaggctttttgggttaagtgagctacaatgaagtgatggcctcaatcatataatttCATAatcatacattaaacaatggatatatagaaataaacaaacccaagattgcaatcatagagaagagcaacacacaagaatgaaataagtgGTCCAatgatataaccacacaataaggctcaaaaactcacaaattgtatgttctttaactcaaaaatcatattccacaatgtataaatcatgcaagtttcaaaatatttcaacccaattcaatttgaatttcaatgcCCTATATAAAGAGTAAGCTTCTTGGAAATCTCATTAAATGACTAAATtattctatatatgtatataatgtgATTGGATGAAAAAGGTAAAAAATCCTAAGTTTAATTCCTaatttcaatcaaaccaacataGCAAGTGTATAGGAAATCAAACTTAGGTGCAATCATCACATCATCCCAAATCACAATCAAGACTAAAAAACCAAAAAGAACATATGTACAAGCCAAAATTAAGAGCAAAATATCAAAATATGCATAACTACTATATAATACTAAGTTATGTACAAGCAAAATCAAAAAGTGCAATAAACTAAGAAAGTGCAATAAACTAAACTAAGAAGTTTCTCAAGaggataaaatatatacaaaacaactaaaaaacataataataataaaaactaaagtaCAAGTGTTCGGAAATGAAATTGTCACCCAAAATATGCTTGTTGAaggacaacctccccacacttaagacgTAGCACCATCCTCGGTGCTCAGATCAAGTGGAGTGGAAAGACTCGTCACTATCATCAGCTCCTCTGTCTGCTGGTGGGTCTCGGGCCTCCTCAGAACGCTCGGAAGGAGTGTCTGGCTCAGGTGGAATGTCAACACCACCAGAGAGAATAAGCCTCCTCAAATGCTCATAACGTCGCTAGCTGCGACGCTCTAGCTGTTTAAAACGTCGCTGGTTGCAACGCTCTGAATAGGCTATGTCGTCAAACAATTGGTGGATCAGGCTGAAGAGTGGCTGTAGGAATGCTGGTGGTGTTGCATCGGTAGGTGCTGAAGCTGAAGGGACTGATGTGGAAGGTCCCTCCTCTGTATAAGGTCCTAGTGTCTGTCTAATGCGTCGTCCAAGTGCTAGCTCAAGTTCCGGCCAGTCGTCATGTGGAATGATCTTCTTATGGCCGGCGACTGTCGGTCTCTGATCAGTAGTCATCCAAAGAACCCCAGCCATCGTGGCTAGCTGAGTAATCAAGCACGGGGAGGCTAGGTTGCCCACATAGTGAACCCACCCCATGGACCATCTAATGTGCCATGGAAGGTGTAACTCACGGCCCTCCAAGACACACCAAACCATAACAGCCATATCTGTAGTAACCTTCGTCTTATGGGTGCTTGGCATCACATAGTTGGACAGCAGCTGCTGCCAAATACAGGCCTCATATGTCAAAGAACGGACACGGATACCCAAGGGAGTCGTCTTATCAGCACCATATATCCACTGACTccctgataaaccccatatttagggtttatcttgtgttgaatttagaaggttttgtcaacctttctcccatttatccaatgaaatagcatgattttgtaaattctcctttatttgtgcttaagagtgaaaacatgctttttaggtccttaattgtttaatcttgatttacctttgatttcattagatgtcttgatatgtttgttaagtgatttcagatttatgaagcaaggattggatcaagggaatgaacaaaaagcatgtaaaaatggagaactcatgaagaaatgaaggaatcgcaaaagctatcaagccgacctcttcgcacttaaacaaccataacttgagctacagaggtccaaatgatgcggttccagttgcgttggaaagctaacatccgaggcttcgaaacaatataagatttgctatagttgctacacgtatggtgatgtgtacgcgcactgtacgcgcacgcatcgttgctgccatatgatccacttaaagcaatacgtggccagcgaattctaaagccttgtgggcccaatccaacttatttctgatgctatttaagccaaggattgaaggagaatcaacatactttacatactttcacacattagtttagtttaggttagttttagagagagaagctctaacttctctctagaattaggattaggattaggtttagttcttagatctataTTTTGATTCATgctctctacttcttcttcttcttctcaattctttgttgttgaatttatgattcctctattcttttgttgtaatttcctttatgttgtttctatgctttattgtagatctactcttgttccttctattttcttccaatttaatttgaggtaattcataataattgtgtttcttttgattattgttattaattccttgcaataagtagttgttagattttattgttgttatcaatttactttgctttccttttatgcctttcaagtgtttgatgaaatgcttggttagattttagtatagattttattcctcttggctttggtagagtaattagtgacgcttgagttatctaattcctttgttgattgataattagaagttgctaattgatttggatacctctaaagctagtctttcccttgggagttggctaggacttgtggaatcaagttgattcatccacttaacttttctccatgattagaggttaactaagtggtagcaatggacaattgttgtcacaattgaggaggataactaggataggacttctagttctcatatcttgccaagagctttcttagttgttagtttatttcttttgcaatttacattccttattccttaactcaaaaaccccaaatatacttcatagccaataacaagaacatttgtttgcaattcctagggagaacgacccgaggtttgaatacttcggtttataattttaggggtttgttacttgtgacaaccaaatttttgtatgaaatgactattattggtttagaaactatacttgcaacgagaattcatttgtgaattctaaaccacacaaaagtcataATCATCACTCCCAGACTCAGCAATCACTACTAAGACTTGGTCCCAATCAAAAGTCTTCATCTTCCTCTCTCCTTCAGCCTCTTCATATGAATCTTTACCACTCGGTCTAGGCCTAAGGTGGAAGGCATACTCAAttgcctcctcagtgaccagaatctactGGCCTCTCAGGTAAACTGCATCAAGGGCCCCAGTGTAGTAGTTCGCATAAAATTCCTTGACCCATGATTCATTCACCGTTGGAAGCTCCCAACCTATGAAACTCCAACTCCACTGAGCAATCTGATCATCCGTATACTGGCTCAACTCATCCGGGAGATGGAGTTCCCTCTCAACATGCAAGTTCTTTTTTAGGAACTTTTCAAACTTTCGCTTCGAATATGCATTGCTGAACTTATGTTTATCAGTAGGAGGTGTATTCTGAGCTTCTCTGTCACTCCCACTGATACGCCTTGCATAGAATGCAAGATCAGAGGTATCAGCAGACTGAGAAGTCCGCTTTCTTTTGCCGGAGCTTGTGGCCTTACCCTTCCCTTTTCTATCAGCCATCTGCAAAACAAGAAGGGAAATGGGGATATGAACATAATCTAGAGGCACACAATCAAGGAAGTGTGACAAATAGAGAACAAGCAGAAACTGCATCACCTAGCAACATATAACAGAAGTGAACAGAAAATGGAAATTGAATGGAAGCATAcatgagaatcaaattaaatcaaacacaaaCAATCTTCCAATCAAATTCAGGATATGAGGGTAGCTAACTTGCTTGTTTATCGAAGAATAAAAGAAGGAAGGAGCAATGTTACTATGCACCAAGAGAAAGAAAacagttaaaagttaaaagttaatgttagttgaaaaataaaaggaaaattaaaagttaaaagttatgTTAGTAAAAAGGAAAATGGTTAattgaaagtgaaaagaaaagttAGATGAAAAAGAAAAGCAGAGTTAAAAGTTaggcaaagaaaaagaaaaattagtttaaaaggaaaagaaatagaaaaagttagttgaaaaagaaatcAAAGCTTAAAAGTTATGTAAAAAGAGAGAAGTTAGTGAAAGAAATGGGAGGAAAATCAAAATTTAAGTGCATAGTCACAAGTTTCTTGATTACAAAAAGTTTCAAAAATGTCAAAACAAGCAAGTTTCTATTCACTTTTCAAAAGTTCAAGATGCCAAAATAAGTGATTCACATATATATGTAGAGCACATAATCAAGCAAGTATTAATCACAAGCAATTGGCATAAGTTGAAATAATTTGGTGTTGGC
The DNA window shown above is from Arachis ipaensis cultivar K30076 chromosome B08, Araip1.1, whole genome shotgun sequence and carries:
- the LOC107611919 gene encoding uncharacterized protein LOC107611919; its protein translation is MADRKGKGKATSSGKRKRTSQSADTSDLAFYARRISGSDREAQNTPPTDKHKFSNAYSKRKFEKFLKKNLHVERELHLPDELSQYTDDQIAQWSWSFIGWELPTVNESWVKEFYANYYTGALDAVYLRGQ